Proteins from a genomic interval of Acetobacterium woodii DSM 1030:
- a CDS encoding ATP-binding protein gives MERLAMEQLNKWKIKKNKKPLIIRGARQVGKTWLMKNFGQKTYDHVVYINFDNNQQMKDLFEANMKIERIITGLELYSGNKIDPENTLLIFDEIQEVPKALTALKYFNENAPEYQIICAGSLLGVALHQGTSFPVGKVEFLDLYPLSFTEFMKAMGKEQFFELIEKGDYELANTFKQEYIDLLKYYYFVGGMPEVVVNFVNNQDFNEAREIQKRILTAYEQDFSKHAPNEVIPRIRMLWNNIPSQLTKENKKFIYGLIKEGSRAKDYEMAMLWLTDCGLVHKVQRVTTPGLPLKAYEDLKAFKLFILDVGLLSCMVRLNQTVLLDGNDLFKEFKGALTEQYVLQQLKTLEGIETYYWTNDRGSAEIDFLVDNGSDVFPIEVKAETNLKAKSLKTYYEKFSPEISIRTSMMDYKKEEWLINLPLWAINTLQMKLSYI, from the coding sequence ATGGAACGACTGGCAATGGAACAGTTAAATAAATGGAAGATAAAGAAAAACAAAAAGCCTCTCATTATTAGAGGGGCACGGCAGGTCGGTAAAACCTGGTTGATGAAAAACTTTGGACAGAAAACCTATGATCACGTTGTTTATATCAATTTTGATAATAACCAGCAGATGAAAGATCTGTTTGAAGCTAATATGAAGATTGAACGAATAATCACAGGCCTGGAACTTTATTCAGGAAATAAGATCGATCCCGAAAATACCCTGCTTATTTTTGATGAAATACAGGAAGTACCCAAGGCATTGACTGCCTTAAAGTATTTTAATGAAAATGCACCGGAATATCAAATTATCTGTGCAGGATCATTGCTGGGGGTTGCTTTGCACCAGGGGACATCATTCCCCGTTGGCAAGGTAGAATTTCTTGACCTCTATCCTTTGTCCTTTACAGAATTTATGAAAGCTATGGGAAAAGAGCAATTTTTCGAACTCATCGAAAAAGGCGATTATGAGTTGGCAAATACATTTAAACAGGAATACATTGACTTGCTCAAATATTACTATTTTGTTGGTGGGATGCCGGAAGTCGTCGTCAACTTTGTAAATAATCAGGATTTTAATGAGGCAAGAGAGATACAGAAGAGAATCCTGACTGCCTATGAGCAGGATTTTTCGAAACATGCTCCAAATGAAGTGATCCCACGGATTCGGATGTTATGGAATAATATTCCGTCCCAGCTCACTAAAGAAAACAAGAAGTTTATCTATGGTCTGATCAAAGAAGGGTCACGGGCAAAAGACTATGAAATGGCGATGCTCTGGCTGACAGATTGCGGTCTTGTTCACAAAGTCCAACGGGTAACAACACCGGGACTGCCATTAAAGGCATATGAAGACTTGAAAGCATTCAAACTGTTCATATTGGACGTTGGTTTACTATCTTGTATGGTTAGACTGAATCAAACAGTTCTGCTTGATGGTAACGATCTGTTCAAAGAGTTTAAAGGTGCGTTGACAGAGCAATATGTGCTCCAGCAGTTAAAGACGCTGGAGGGCATTGAAACCTATTACTGGACAAATGATCGAGGAAGTGCTGAGATTGATTTTCTTGTTGATAATGGAAGCGATGTGTTTCCTATTGAGGTCAAGGCTGAGACCAATTTGAAAGCTAAAAGCTTGAAAACCTATTATGAAAAATTCAGTCCCGAAATATCAATTCGCACCTCGATGATGGATTATAAGAAGGAAGAATGGCTGATTAATTTGCCTTTGTGGGCAATCAATACATTGCAAATGAAGTTATCTTATATATAA
- a CDS encoding DUF2513 domain-containing protein, whose amino-acid sequence MQRDMELIRKILFVIEDKYVDTWLGSNDIQINGYDMKTVGYHCAILHDAGLVSYYKGQYGNNELQFFGVGRLTWDGHELLDKIKSDTVWNKTKDTIKKKGIPFVLDAVKEIATAITTAMIQTAITGL is encoded by the coding sequence GTGCAAAGAGATATGGAACTTATTCGTAAAATCCTTTTCGTTATTGAGGATAAATACGTTGATACGTGGCTAGGTAGCAATGACATCCAGATTAATGGGTACGATATGAAAACAGTTGGCTATCATTGTGCTATTTTGCATGACGCAGGCTTAGTTAGTTATTATAAAGGTCAATATGGTAATAATGAACTTCAATTTTTCGGTGTAGGTCGTTTGACATGGGACGGTCACGAGTTGTTGGACAAAATTAAAAGTGATACCGTTTGGAATAAGACAAAGGATACCATTAAGAAAAAAGGTATCCCCTTTGTATTAGACGCTGTGAAAGAAATTGCAACTGCCATTACTACGGCAATGATACAGACTGCAATTACTGGACTATAA
- a CDS encoding DDE-type integrase/transposase/recombinase — translation MDGFIYLTSIMDLYSRKIIAWTLSKTMAVSCVIDTVNKAKSRRKLDAPLIIHSDRGSQYVSKEYQKATAKMQRSYSKKAYPWDNACIESFHAIIKREWLNRFKILDYNHAYRLIFEHLETFYNTTRIHSHCDYMSPDNFEKLFAKTQNENLRIAG, via the coding sequence ATGGACGGATTTATTTATCTAACCAGTATCATGGATTTGTACTCCCGAAAAATCATTGCCTGGACACTGTCAAAAACGATGGCAGTTTCCTGTGTAATCGACACCGTCAATAAAGCTAAAAGTCGCCGAAAACTTGATGCGCCCTTGATCATTCACAGTGATCGCGGCAGTCAGTACGTTTCAAAAGAATACCAGAAAGCAACGGCAAAAATGCAACGCAGTTATTCTAAAAAGGCCTATCCCTGGGATAATGCCTGCATCGAATCTTTTCATGCTATCATTAAACGTGAATGGCTCAATCGCTTTAAAATCCTTGATTATAACCATGCTTACCGGCTGATCTTTGAGCATCTGGAAACGTTTTATAATACAACCCGTATCCATAGTCATTGCGATTATATGTCACCGGATAACTTTGAAAAACTTTTTGCTAAAACACAAAATGAAAATTTGCGAATAGCAGGTTAA